The Thamnophis elegans isolate rThaEle1 chromosome Z, rThaEle1.pri, whole genome shotgun sequence genome contains a region encoding:
- the CZH1orf189 gene encoding uncharacterized protein C1orf189 homolog — protein MASSEQKKKPLTHAALREKLLKEEELLAKFKEFSKFLQSWERGRVMCLQLKSQEDRCFARSRKRQQAEMKEEMHYANKQLMMLRQAALKHLLSTEHLQYQLEFNHLGMSFYAERL, from the exons ATGGCATCCTCTGAGCAGAAAAAAAAGCCACTCACCCATGCTGCCTTACGTGAGAAATTACTGAAAGAAGAAGAG ttGCTGGCAAAATTTAAAGAGTTTTCTAAATTTCTTCAAAG CTGGGAACGTGGCCGAGTCATGTGCTTGCAACTGAAATCACAGGAAGACAGGTGTTTTGCAAGAAGCAGGAAGAGGCAGCaagcagaaatgaaagaagaaatgcacTATGCTAATAAACAGCTGATGATG CTTCGACAGGCAGCTTTAAAGCATCTCTTAAGTACTGAACACTTGCAATACCAGCTGGAATTTAACCATTTGGGAATGTCATTCTATGCCGAAAGGCTTTGA